In one Melaminivora jejuensis genomic region, the following are encoded:
- a CDS encoding cbb3-type cytochrome oxidase subunit 3, with the protein MDITTMRIVATLASLACFLGIWFWAWRRSNQSRFEEAAQLPFAED; encoded by the coding sequence ATGGACATCACCACCATGCGCATCGTGGCCACGCTGGCATCGCTGGCGTGCTTCCTGGGCATCTGGTTCTGGGCCTGGCGGCGCAGCAACCAGAGCCGCTTCGAGGAGGCGGCGCAGCTGCCCTTCGCCGAGGACTGA
- the ccoS gene encoding cbb3-type cytochrome oxidase assembly protein CcoS, which produces MDILYLLIPLSVVLVLFVLAGLWWAVDRGQFENVDQEGERILRDS; this is translated from the coding sequence ATGGACATTCTTTATTTGCTGATCCCTTTGTCCGTGGTGCTGGTGCTGTTCGTGCTGGCCGGCCTGTGGTGGGCTGTTGACCGCGGGCAGTTCGAGAACGTCGATCAAGAGGGGGAGCGCATTTTGCGCGACAGTTGA
- the ccoO gene encoding cytochrome-c oxidase, cbb3-type subunit II: MSNTNKSAGFTHEKVETSNFLMIVLILIVVAIGGLVEIVPLFFQKSTTEAVQGLKPYTALQLAGRDIYVREGCYNCHSQMIRPFRAETLRYGHYSVAGEFVYDHPFQWGSKRTGPDLHRVGGKYSDEWHRIHLNNPRDVVPESNMPAYPWLEKNQVDAQAMPRHMKALRTVGVPYSDEEIAKAGEDVKGKTEMEAVIAYLQVLGRALR; this comes from the coding sequence ATGTCCAATACCAATAAAAGCGCTGGCTTCACGCATGAGAAGGTCGAAACCAGCAACTTCTTGATGATCGTGCTGATCCTCATCGTGGTCGCCATTGGTGGCCTAGTGGAGATCGTGCCGCTGTTCTTCCAGAAGTCCACCACCGAAGCCGTGCAGGGCCTCAAGCCCTACACCGCGCTGCAGCTCGCCGGGCGCGACATCTATGTGCGTGAGGGCTGCTACAACTGCCACTCGCAGATGATTCGCCCCTTCCGCGCCGAGACGCTGCGCTATGGCCACTACTCGGTGGCCGGCGAGTTCGTCTATGACCACCCCTTCCAGTGGGGCTCCAAGCGCACCGGCCCCGACCTGCACCGCGTGGGCGGCAAGTACAGCGACGAGTGGCATCGCATCCACCTGAACAACCCGCGCGACGTGGTGCCCGAGTCCAACATGCCGGCCTACCCCTGGCTGGAAAAGAACCAGGTCGATGCCCAGGCCATGCCACGCCACATGAAGGCACTGCGCACCGTGGGCGTGCCCTACAGTGACGAGGAGATCGCCAAGGCGGGCGAGGACGTCAAGGGCAAGACCGAGATGGAAGCCGTCATCGCCTATCTGCAGGTGCTGGGCCGCGCCCTGCGCTGA
- a CDS encoding ABC transporter substrate-binding protein has product MPTDPQRDSCASPDDGRRSVLRGAAASAAALLTLLHVPTLMAQTARSGDARGDILVGRSTALSGPLAPFLVPIHEGQDAAVADFNAQGGVGGRKVRLVTLDDGFEAQRALDNARQLVEQQGVIALFSQAGTSQVMGLLPYLERARTPLIAVYTGSPAPRTAGSAWLFTTSPSYVDELHQIVRNLVSIQTTRIGIAYEDNEFGKLTLPLAEQAIAAEGASIVGTQAVRSKGDNAADAARALAAKQPQAVLMIAAGPPVVAYVRAHRAHVGVPLYTLSLGAGAQVIRALGDDARGLAVARSTPSPRRANLQITREFQASMKRHNLEADYDRYVGYLDARVLLEGLRAAGPAASSGAEVARAMEGLGQLDLGGMTYRFGPGQRHGSRYVDIAVIGPGGQYLR; this is encoded by the coding sequence GTGCCCACAGATCCACAGCGCGATTCATGCGCCTCCCCCGATGACGGCCGGCGCAGCGTGCTGCGTGGCGCGGCGGCCAGCGCCGCCGCCCTGCTGACCCTGCTGCATGTGCCGACGCTCATGGCGCAGACGGCGCGCTCCGGCGATGCGCGCGGCGACATCCTGGTGGGCCGCTCCACCGCCCTGAGCGGCCCGCTGGCACCCTTCCTGGTGCCCATCCACGAGGGGCAGGACGCCGCCGTGGCCGATTTCAACGCCCAGGGCGGCGTGGGCGGGCGCAAGGTGCGCCTGGTCACGCTCGACGATGGCTTCGAGGCCCAGCGCGCCCTGGACAACGCCCGCCAACTGGTCGAGCAACAGGGCGTGATCGCCCTGTTCAGCCAGGCCGGCACCTCCCAGGTCATGGGCCTACTGCCCTATCTGGAGCGCGCCCGCACGCCCCTGATTGCCGTCTATACCGGCAGCCCGGCGCCGCGCACTGCCGGCAGCGCCTGGCTGTTCACGACCAGCCCGAGCTATGTCGATGAGCTGCACCAGATCGTGCGCAACCTGGTCTCCATCCAGACCACGCGCATCGGCATCGCCTACGAGGACAACGAGTTCGGCAAGCTGACGCTGCCACTGGCCGAGCAGGCCATTGCCGCCGAGGGCGCCAGCATCGTCGGCACGCAGGCCGTGCGCAGCAAGGGCGACAACGCCGCCGACGCCGCCCGGGCGCTGGCGGCCAAGCAGCCCCAGGCGGTGCTGATGATCGCCGCCGGCCCGCCCGTGGTGGCCTATGTGCGCGCCCACCGGGCGCACGTCGGGGTGCCGCTGTACACGCTGTCGCTGGGCGCCGGGGCGCAGGTCATCCGCGCCCTGGGCGACGACGCGCGCGGCCTGGCCGTGGCACGCTCGACACCCTCGCCGCGCCGGGCCAATCTGCAGATCACGCGCGAGTTCCAGGCGTCCATGAAGCGCCACAACCTGGAAGCCGACTACGACCGCTATGTCGGCTATCTGGATGCGCGCGTGCTGCTGGAAGGCCTGCGCGCCGCCGGCCCTGCGGCCAGCAGCGGCGCCGAGGTGGCGCGCGCCATGGAGGGCCTGGGCCAGCTCGACCTGGGCGGCATGACCTACCGCTTCGGCCCCGGCCAGCGCCACGGCTCGCGCTACGTGGACATCGCCGTCATCGGCCCGGGCGGACAGTACCTGCGCTGA
- the rpsU gene encoding 30S ribosomal protein S21 — protein sequence MTTIRVKENEPFDVALRRFKRTIEKLGLLTDLRAREFYEKPTAERKRKKAAAVKRHYKRVRSMQLPKKLY from the coding sequence ATGACCACCATCCGAGTAAAAGAGAACGAACCCTTTGACGTGGCCCTGCGCCGCTTCAAGCGCACCATCGAAAAGCTGGGCCTGCTGACCGACCTGCGCGCCCGCGAGTTCTACGAAAAGCCCACTGCCGAGCGCAAGCGCAAGAAGGCCGCTGCCGTCAAGCGCCACTACAAGCGCGTGCGCAGCATGCAACTGCCCAAGAAGCTGTACTGA
- a CDS encoding cellulase family glycosylhydrolase: MFPHSFSVSRLLGGAALVASMLMGALPAWSYEARAGGIVDAAGNGIQLRGVNWFGAETATNVVHGLWARNWQDMIDQMQQQGFNAVRLPFCPATLQGVVPSAIDYSRNPDLQGLDSLQVLDAVVLELSRRGMYVLLDHHTPDCQTISELWYTPGYSEAQWLDDLAFVARRYREVPGVIGLDIKNEPHGAATWGTGNPATDWNLAAERAAARILPIAPHWLIAVEGIGASAHCSSQEPHFWGSNIEPLECQPLAIPASQLLLTPHTYGPDVHEQPYFSAPNFPDNMPAIWEQQFGRFVQKGYTLMLGEFGGKYGQGHPGDVAWQNKLVDYLIAKDMRSGFYWSWNPNSGDTGGILQDDWQTVRSDKVQLLQRLWGNVGGGAPTAPAPSTPAPPEPQPAPPQAPVEAAFAFEHIVDNDWGTGYCQRVKVRNTGSTAGEWLLITPIEGHVNSLWSALWLQQDNLLGAIGLDWNRTLAPGASTEFGFCAQR; the protein is encoded by the coding sequence TTGTTTCCCCACTCTTTCTCCGTCTCCCGCCTGCTTGGCGGCGCGGCCCTGGTGGCCAGCATGTTGATGGGCGCCCTGCCCGCCTGGAGCTATGAGGCGCGCGCCGGTGGCATCGTCGATGCCGCTGGCAACGGCATCCAGTTGCGCGGCGTGAACTGGTTCGGCGCCGAAACCGCCACCAACGTGGTGCATGGCCTGTGGGCGCGCAACTGGCAGGACATGATCGATCAGATGCAGCAGCAGGGCTTCAACGCCGTGCGCCTGCCGTTCTGCCCGGCCACGCTGCAGGGCGTGGTGCCATCAGCCATCGACTACAGCCGCAACCCCGACCTGCAGGGGCTGGACTCGCTGCAGGTGCTCGATGCCGTGGTGCTGGAGCTCAGCCGCCGTGGCATGTACGTGCTGCTCGACCACCACACCCCCGATTGCCAGACCATCAGCGAGCTGTGGTACACGCCCGGCTACAGCGAGGCGCAGTGGCTCGATGACCTGGCCTTCGTCGCCCGGCGCTACCGCGAGGTGCCCGGCGTCATCGGCCTGGACATCAAGAACGAGCCGCATGGCGCTGCCACCTGGGGCACAGGCAACCCGGCCACCGACTGGAACCTGGCCGCCGAGCGCGCCGCAGCCCGCATCCTGCCGATCGCGCCGCACTGGCTGATCGCCGTGGAGGGCATAGGCGCCAGCGCCCACTGCTCCAGCCAGGAGCCCCACTTCTGGGGCAGCAACATCGAGCCGCTGGAGTGCCAGCCGCTGGCCATCCCGGCCAGCCAGCTGCTGCTGACGCCGCACACCTACGGCCCCGATGTCCATGAGCAGCCGTACTTCAGCGCGCCGAACTTCCCGGACAACATGCCGGCCATCTGGGAGCAGCAGTTCGGCCGCTTCGTGCAAAAGGGCTACACGCTGATGCTGGGCGAGTTCGGCGGCAAGTACGGCCAGGGCCATCCGGGCGACGTAGCCTGGCAGAACAAGCTGGTGGACTACCTGATCGCCAAGGACATGCGCAGCGGCTTCTACTGGTCTTGGAACCCCAACAGCGGCGACACCGGCGGCATCCTGCAGGACGACTGGCAGACGGTACGCAGCGACAAGGTGCAGCTGCTGCAGCGGCTGTGGGGCAATGTGGGCGGCGGCGCGCCCACGGCTCCGGCGCCCTCGACGCCGGCGCCACCCGAGCCGCAGCCAGCCCCGCCGCAGGCCCCGGTCGAGGCAGCGTTCGCCTTCGAGCACATCGTGGACAACGACTGGGGGACGGGCTACTGCCAGCGCGTGAAGGTGCGCAACACCGGCTCCACAGCCGGCGAGTGGCTGCTGATCACGCCCATCGAGGGGCACGTCAACAGCCTGTGGAGCGCGCTGTGGCTGCAGCAGGACAACCTGCTGGGCGCCATCGGCCTGGACTGGAACCGCACCCTGGCACCGGGCGCCAGCACCGAGTTCGGCTTCTGCGCGCAGCGCTGA
- the ccoP gene encoding cytochrome-c oxidase, cbb3-type subunit III, whose product MSDFTSDFWSFYVAGITIAGIVGCALLLWLTSRKKIESAADNTTGHVWDEDLTEMNNPMPRWWMWLFVLTIVFAIGYLIAYPGLGTYKGQLGWTQLGEYQAEVSRAQEAEAPVYARFASMKTEELAGDPAAMAIGDRLFMNNCAQCHGSDARGSKGFPNLTDGDWLHGGTAENIHQTIQEGRVGIMPPMAAAVGSSEDVRNLAHYVLSLSGSPHDSLKASLGKSKFTACAACHGMDGKGNAALGAPNLTDDIWLHGWGEAAIVNIINNGKTNEMPAQKDKLTDAQINVLTAYVWGLSNKAGGAR is encoded by the coding sequence ATGAGCGATTTCACCAGTGATTTCTGGTCTTTCTATGTCGCGGGCATCACCATTGCCGGCATCGTCGGCTGCGCCCTGCTGCTGTGGCTCACCTCGCGCAAGAAGATCGAGTCCGCTGCCGACAACACCACCGGCCACGTCTGGGATGAAGACCTGACGGAGATGAACAACCCCATGCCCCGCTGGTGGATGTGGCTGTTCGTGCTGACCATCGTCTTTGCCATCGGCTATCTGATTGCCTACCCGGGCCTGGGCACTTACAAGGGTCAGCTCGGCTGGACGCAGCTGGGCGAGTACCAGGCCGAAGTCAGCCGCGCCCAGGAGGCCGAGGCTCCGGTCTATGCGCGCTTTGCCAGCATGAAGACCGAAGAGCTGGCGGGCGATCCTGCAGCCATGGCCATTGGCGATCGTCTGTTCATGAACAACTGCGCCCAGTGCCACGGCTCGGACGCACGCGGCAGCAAGGGCTTTCCCAATCTGACCGATGGCGACTGGCTGCATGGCGGCACGGCGGAAAACATCCACCAGACCATCCAGGAAGGCCGCGTGGGCATCATGCCGCCCATGGCTGCCGCCGTGGGCTCGTCCGAGGACGTGCGCAATCTGGCCCACTACGTGCTTAGCCTGTCGGGCAGCCCGCATGATTCGCTCAAGGCCTCGCTGGGCAAAAGCAAGTTCACTGCCTGCGCCGCCTGCCACGGCATGGATGGCAAGGGCAATGCCGCCCTGGGTGCCCCCAACCTGACAGACGACATCTGGCTGCACGGCTGGGGCGAGGCCGCCATTGTGAATATCATCAACAACGGCAAGACCAACGAAATGCCGGCGCAGAAGGACAAGCTGACCGATGCGCAGATCAACGTGTTGACGGCCTACGTCTGGGGCCTGTCCAACAAGGCTGGCGGCGCCCGCTGA
- a CDS encoding universal stress protein, with protein MYQRILIATDGSELSEKAVQSGLELARLSGASVVALKVVPRYPRSYFEGGATVDPAEVKRIEAHWGEAAQELVNSIKARAKADGVSAKAAVVKSDLIAEAIIAAAKKHECDLIVMASHGRKGLKRMLLGSETQHVLTHSHTPVLVLR; from the coding sequence ATGTACCAACGCATCCTGATCGCTACCGACGGCTCCGAGCTGTCCGAGAAAGCCGTGCAAAGCGGGCTGGAGCTGGCGCGCCTGTCCGGCGCTTCGGTCGTGGCGCTCAAAGTGGTGCCGCGCTACCCGCGCAGCTACTTCGAGGGCGGCGCCACGGTCGATCCCGCCGAGGTCAAGCGCATCGAGGCGCACTGGGGCGAAGCCGCGCAGGAGCTGGTCAACAGCATCAAGGCGCGCGCCAAGGCCGATGGTGTGAGCGCCAAGGCCGCCGTGGTCAAGTCCGACCTGATCGCCGAGGCCATCATCGCTGCCGCCAAGAAGCACGAGTGCGACCTGATCGTCATGGCCTCGCATGGCCGCAAGGGCCTCAAGCGCATGTTGCTGGGCAGCGAGACACAGCATGTGCTGACGCACTCGCACACCCCGGTGCTGGTGCTGCGCTGA
- a CDS encoding GatB/YqeY domain-containing protein, translating to MSLKNRITEDMKTAMRARDSERLGTIRMLQAAIKQREVDERIELDDAAVVAVVDKLLKQRRDSIAAFEAAGRQDLAEREQAEAAVLQAYLPERMSAEEIEAAVRAIVAELGAGGPGDMGKVMGAAKASLAGKADMGQVSAAVKAALAR from the coding sequence ATGAGCCTGAAAAACCGCATCACCGAAGACATGAAGACAGCCATGCGCGCCCGGGACAGCGAGCGCCTGGGCACCATCCGCATGTTGCAGGCCGCCATCAAGCAGCGCGAGGTCGATGAGCGCATCGAGCTGGACGACGCCGCCGTGGTCGCCGTGGTGGACAAGCTGCTCAAGCAGCGCCGGGACAGCATCGCGGCCTTCGAGGCCGCCGGGCGCCAGGATCTGGCCGAGCGGGAGCAGGCCGAGGCAGCCGTGCTGCAGGCCTATCTGCCCGAGCGCATGTCTGCCGAGGAGATCGAAGCCGCCGTGCGTGCCATCGTGGCCGAGCTGGGCGCCGGCGGCCCGGGCGACATGGGCAAGGTGATGGGCGCGGCCAAGGCCAGCCTGGCCGGCAAGGCCGACATGGGCCAGGTCTCGGCAGCCGTCAAGGCTGCCCTGGCGCGCTGA
- a CDS encoding tartrate dehydrogenase, giving the protein MPRPFQIAVLAGDGIGREVMPEGLRAVQAAAQRFGIALELHTFDWAHCDYYLQHGQMMPTDWKAQLCGMDAIYFGAVGWPATVPDHVSLWGSLLKMRREFDQYINLRPVRLFEGVPCPLAGKKPGDIDYVVVRENTEGEYTALGGVMFEGTPREIVIQESVYSRHGAERLLDFAFELAAGRARRHVTLATKSNGIAISMPWWDRRADEAAQRHPQVSLDKQHIDILAARFVLQPERFDVVAATNLFGDILSDLGPATTGTIGLAPSANLNPERQFPSLFEPVHGSAPDIYGQNIANPIAMIWSGALMLDFLTHGEGSGRAAHDAIVQAIESVLRSGPRTPDLGGNASTAEVGRAIAAALSRG; this is encoded by the coding sequence ATGCCACGCCCCTTCCAGATTGCAGTACTCGCCGGCGACGGCATTGGCCGCGAGGTCATGCCCGAAGGCCTGCGCGCCGTGCAGGCTGCGGCGCAGCGTTTTGGCATCGCTCTGGAACTGCACACCTTCGACTGGGCGCATTGCGACTACTACCTGCAGCATGGCCAGATGATGCCCACCGACTGGAAGGCGCAGCTGTGCGGCATGGATGCCATTTATTTCGGGGCAGTGGGCTGGCCGGCCACGGTGCCCGACCATGTGTCGCTGTGGGGTTCGCTGCTGAAAATGCGCCGCGAGTTCGACCAATACATCAACCTGCGCCCGGTGCGCCTGTTCGAGGGCGTGCCCTGCCCGCTGGCCGGCAAGAAGCCCGGCGACATTGACTACGTGGTGGTGCGCGAGAATACCGAGGGCGAATACACCGCCCTGGGCGGCGTCATGTTCGAGGGCACGCCGCGCGAGATCGTCATCCAGGAATCGGTCTATTCACGCCACGGCGCCGAGCGCCTGCTCGATTTCGCCTTCGAGCTGGCTGCCGGTCGGGCGCGCCGGCATGTCACGCTGGCCACCAAGAGCAACGGCATCGCCATCAGCATGCCCTGGTGGGACAGGCGAGCCGACGAGGCCGCGCAGCGTCATCCGCAAGTCAGCCTGGACAAGCAGCACATCGACATCCTGGCGGCCCGCTTCGTGTTGCAGCCCGAGCGCTTCGACGTGGTGGCGGCAACCAATCTGTTTGGCGACATCCTGAGCGATCTGGGGCCGGCGACCACCGGCACGATCGGACTGGCGCCTTCGGCCAACCTGAATCCCGAGCGCCAGTTCCCCAGCCTGTTCGAGCCGGTGCATGGCTCGGCGCCCGACATCTACGGCCAGAACATTGCCAACCCGATCGCCATGATCTGGTCAGGCGCGCTGATGCTGGATTTTCTGACGCACGGCGAAGGATCAGGCCGGGCCGCGCACGACGCCATCGTGCAGGCCATCGAGAGCGTGCTGCGCAGCGGCCCGCGCACGCCTGACCTGGGGGGCAACGCCAGCACTGCCGAGGTCGGCAGGGCGATAGCGGCGGCCCTCAGCCGGGGCTGA
- a CDS encoding FixH family protein, with translation MQAPASQPWWKYGHVWLIIAGPAIVVVAGFFTLWLAVSQPDPVIAEDYYQRGLDINKTLAEEGRQSNMQPAIKGRNHAATPEKDQPR, from the coding sequence ATGCAGGCTCCCGCCTCTCAGCCCTGGTGGAAATACGGCCATGTCTGGCTGATCATTGCCGGGCCGGCGATTGTCGTCGTGGCCGGCTTCTTCACGTTGTGGCTGGCCGTAAGCCAACCCGATCCGGTGATTGCCGAGGACTACTACCAGCGCGGCCTGGACATCAATAAGACGCTGGCCGAGGAAGGCCGGCAATCGAACATGCAGCCGGCCATCAAGGGCCGCAACCATGCAGCGACACCCGAGAAGGATCAGCCACGCTGA
- the ccoG gene encoding cytochrome c oxidase accessory protein CcoG, which translates to MKPADGQPPRKKVIPIVPAAQGNSQGEMVSLYEAQKKIYPRSISGLFARWRWAMVYLTQLIFYGLPWLQWGERQMVLFDLGARRFYIFGLVLYPQDFIYLTGLLIISALSLFLFTAVAGRLWCGFACPQTVYTEIFMWIEHKIEGDRSARMRLDNGPWTFEKIWKKTAKQIVWIAVAFWTGYTFVGYFVPIRELGAELMQFQGSWQIFWVLFYGFATYGNAGFLREQVCKYMCPYARFQSAMFDKDTMIVTYDPERGEPRGPRNKTVDYKAKGLGDCIDCTLCVQVCPTGIDIRNGLQYECIGCGLCVDACDTVMDKMKYPRGLIRFSTQNGVANHWTQSQMLKRVFRPRVLLYSGVLVLLCVAMLTSLVVRTPFKVDVVRDRAALSRIVAGGKLENIYRLQIMNATEKPQTYTLSARGLEGLELASEAQVEIGAAESRWVSVRLHIPYGSAAPGSHTVYFDIRAEATGAQVSEKSVFLVPR; encoded by the coding sequence ATGAAGCCCGCTGACGGCCAGCCACCGCGCAAGAAAGTCATCCCCATCGTCCCTGCAGCGCAAGGCAACTCGCAAGGGGAGATGGTCTCGCTGTACGAGGCGCAAAAGAAGATTTATCCCCGCTCGATCAGCGGCCTGTTCGCGCGCTGGCGCTGGGCCATGGTGTACCTCACGCAGCTCATCTTCTACGGCCTGCCCTGGCTGCAGTGGGGCGAGCGCCAGATGGTGCTGTTCGACCTGGGAGCGCGGCGCTTCTACATCTTCGGCCTGGTGCTGTATCCGCAGGATTTCATCTATCTGACGGGCCTGCTCATCATCTCGGCGCTGTCGCTGTTCCTGTTCACGGCGGTGGCCGGGCGCCTGTGGTGCGGCTTTGCCTGCCCGCAGACGGTCTATACCGAGATCTTCATGTGGATCGAGCACAAGATCGAGGGTGACCGCAGCGCGCGTATGCGCCTGGACAACGGCCCGTGGACGTTCGAAAAAATCTGGAAGAAGACCGCCAAGCAGATCGTCTGGATCGCGGTGGCCTTCTGGACGGGCTACACCTTCGTCGGCTACTTCGTGCCGATCCGCGAACTGGGCGCTGAGCTGATGCAGTTCCAGGGTTCCTGGCAGATTTTCTGGGTGCTCTTCTACGGCTTTGCCACCTACGGCAACGCTGGCTTCCTGCGCGAGCAGGTGTGCAAATACATGTGCCCCTACGCGCGCTTCCAGAGTGCGATGTTCGACAAGGACACGATGATCGTGACCTACGACCCCGAGCGTGGCGAGCCGCGCGGGCCGCGCAACAAGACCGTGGACTACAAGGCCAAGGGCCTGGGCGACTGCATCGACTGCACCCTGTGCGTGCAGGTCTGCCCCACGGGCATCGACATCCGCAACGGTCTGCAGTACGAGTGCATCGGCTGCGGCCTGTGCGTGGACGCCTGCGACACCGTGATGGACAAGATGAAGTATCCGCGCGGCCTGATCCGGTTTTCCACGCAAAACGGCGTGGCCAACCACTGGACGCAGTCGCAGATGCTCAAGCGCGTCTTCCGCCCGCGCGTGCTGCTGTACTCGGGCGTGCTGGTGCTGCTGTGCGTCGCCATGCTGACCAGCCTGGTGGTGCGCACCCCCTTCAAAGTGGATGTCGTGCGCGACCGGGCAGCCCTGTCGCGCATCGTCGCCGGAGGCAAGCTGGAGAACATCTACCGCCTGCAGATCATGAACGCCACGGAAAAGCCGCAGACCTACACGCTCAGCGCGCGCGGACTGGAAGGCCTGGAGCTGGCTTCGGAGGCACAGGTGGAAATCGGCGCTGCCGAGTCGCGCTGGGTCTCGGTGCGGCTGCACATCCCCTACGGCTCGGCAGCCCCGGGCTCGCACACGGTGTACTTCGACATCCGCGCCGAGGCCACCGGGGCGCAGGTGTCGGAAAAATCCGTTTTCCTGGTGCCGCGCTGA
- a CDS encoding NAD(P)/FAD-dependent oxidoreductase, with the protein MPQLSPFFDAVIIGAGAAGLFCAARAGQRGLRVLLIDHSARVAEKIRISGGGRCNFTNRSLDAQAPQRHFVGHNPQFARAALSRYTPQDFIALVQRHGIAFHEKHKGQLFCDRSAEDIIAMLLAECADGRVERWQPCSVKNIVFLASNPGGTSADSYQIDTERGLVQAAQVVIATGGLSIPKIGASDFGYRVAQQFGVPLVERRPGLVPLTFDGQAWAPYAHLAGLALPVAISTGSKKGRTSFDEDLLFTHRGLSGPAVLQISSYWQPGTPLAIDLAPREQLREALLQAKARSRRLLANELASLLPARLADAWVSQSAEWQRPINEASDKALARLAEHLGRWELTPTGTEGYKKAEVTLGGVDTRALSAHTLECKAQPGLHFIGEVVDIAGWLGGYNFQWAWASAAACAQALVAH; encoded by the coding sequence GTGCCCCAGCTTTCTCCTTTCTTCGACGCCGTCATCATCGGCGCCGGCGCTGCCGGCCTGTTTTGCGCCGCCCGGGCCGGCCAGCGCGGCCTGCGCGTGCTGCTGATCGACCACAGCGCGCGCGTGGCGGAAAAGATCCGCATCTCGGGCGGGGGCCGCTGCAACTTCACCAACCGCAGCCTCGATGCCCAGGCGCCGCAGCGCCACTTTGTCGGCCACAACCCGCAGTTCGCCCGCGCCGCACTGTCGCGCTACACGCCGCAGGACTTCATCGCGCTGGTGCAGCGCCACGGCATTGCCTTCCATGAAAAGCACAAGGGCCAGCTGTTTTGCGACCGCTCGGCCGAGGACATCATCGCCATGCTGCTGGCCGAATGCGCCGACGGGCGCGTCGAGCGCTGGCAGCCATGCAGCGTCAAAAATATAGTGTTTTTGGCCTCAAACCCAGGTGGGACAAGCGCTGACAGCTATCAAATCGATACCGAACGGGGCCTGGTGCAGGCGGCGCAGGTGGTCATTGCCACCGGCGGCCTGTCGATCCCCAAGATCGGCGCCAGCGATTTTGGTTACCGCGTGGCGCAGCAGTTCGGCGTGCCGCTGGTCGAGCGCCGCCCCGGCCTGGTGCCGCTGACCTTCGACGGCCAGGCCTGGGCGCCCTACGCCCACCTGGCCGGGCTGGCCCTGCCGGTGGCCATCAGCACCGGCAGCAAGAAGGGCCGCACCAGCTTCGACGAGGACTTGCTGTTCACCCATCGCGGCCTGTCCGGGCCGGCGGTGCTGCAAATCTCCAGCTACTGGCAGCCAGGCACGCCGCTGGCCATCGACCTGGCGCCTCGGGAGCAATTGCGCGAGGCACTGCTGCAGGCCAAGGCACGCTCGCGCCGGCTGCTGGCCAACGAGCTGGCCAGCTTGCTGCCGGCCCGGCTGGCCGACGCCTGGGTCAGCCAAAGCGCTGAATGGCAGCGTCCCATCAACGAGGCCAGCGACAAGGCCCTGGCGCGCCTGGCCGAGCACCTGGGCCGCTGGGAGCTGACGCCCACCGGCACCGAGGGCTACAAAAAAGCCGAAGTCACCCTGGGCGGCGTGGACACGCGCGCACTGTCGGCGCACACCCTGGAGTGCAAGGCGCAGCCCGGGCTGCATTTCATCGGCGAGGTGGTGGACATCGCCGGCTGGCTGGGCGGCTACAACTTCCAGTGGGCCTGGGCCAGCGCGGCGGCCTGCGCGCAGGCGCTGGTGGCGCATTGA